The genomic stretch AGACGAAGGCATATTGATAATTTTCTCTGTCCAGCTCAAAGATAACATAAGAGCCGTAAAAAGGACCAAAGAAGGATACCTTCAGGTAACCAGTGGTTGGTTCTTCAACAAAAAAGGCCTTACCAACAGCCTCCTTCCATTTATTTTCCGCTGGCAAAAAGCCACGATTGGTCACAGCAACTCCGCCATCTTCCCGCAAAGAGTACTCGGCAGTGACTTGTTCCATGCCGCGCTCAAAAGAGTGGTCCAAACGGGCTATTTCGTACCATCTGCCAAGATATCTGTTGAGCTCAAACTCGTTGATCGGGGTAACGGATTTGGGCATTCCGAGGCAACCACCGAGGCATAATGTCGTTACGAGAAGGAATATTCTTTTCGTCATGAAATCTAGCTTCGCCATATAATTCCCATTGGTTAAGTTGTCAAAAGTCTGTCTGCGTTATTGAGCGATTTATCCCATTCTGTCAATGAAGATTTTTCACGGATAATCAAGCAAATGTGAAAAATGACTGCGGCTCTGTTATTTTATTGGGGCACAAGGGAAAATGGGTTGACAAAAGCTCAAGAATGATTATTTATATAGTATATGATTTAAACTTGATCAAGCATTTGGCAATACCACTACGGAGGATAAATATGCAGCATTCAGTAGCGACACTCTTTCTCTTCTCCTCCCTTTTTCTCGCCAGTTCCGTTTATGCCACAGGAGTATGCCTCACAGGATATGGGAATACTCCAGATGAAGCATTTAAAGTAGGCACAAACCTCTTGAACAAAATGACTGTCGAGTTGGGAAAAGAGTCGCTTTTAGCAAATCTTCAGATCCGCATTTTACCAGAAAAGAAAAAAGACCTTTTTACAGTGATGGTCTACTCTATGGACAAACCAACGTCTTGCGATTTGCCAGAGAAACCTCAAACAGCAGAGGAGAAACGAGCGAACTGTACAAAGAATATCTGTTCTATCTGATAGATGAAAAGCACCGCTTAAAATATCAAAACCAAAGGAACCGTTGCTGTTCATATCGGGAGGGGCAAAACAATCAGGGGCGGGGTAACAGGACGTACTGAAGCACCGTATCATTATTTTCAGCACCATCATAGGCAAGAATAAGTTGATACCCGGTTTCTTCTTCCCGATGAACAGCCACCCCTTCAACCTTTCCCTTCTTCGGCGAGGTGATATCGCCAAGGAAATGTATCCTTCCCCGCTCCCCATCCTTCAGGTCTTTTCCTAAAATCAAATCCTTGCCGTCCCAATGATATAACTGGTAGCTGTTGTCGCCGTCACCGACAGGGCCAGCCAGGATGAGAAATCCGTCTGAGACCTTGGTGATATCGCGGATGCCGCGACCGCCCAGTTGGACATAGAGCAACTCGTATGTCTTTTCAGCATCATCGAATTTGAGTTTCATGACCGGAATATAGTTTTCCCGAAGTACAGGTCCGCGAAAACCGACATAGAGCCAGCCGTCTTTTGCAGCAACCCCCTCAATATCAATGCCGTTTTCCTTGCTGGGAATACGACTGAAGGGATGCAGGACAGGATCGTGCTTGATGATTTCTCGCAGGCTGATTCTCTGGCTCTCCACCTCGTTACCTTCCTTGTCGAGTCTGATTCGATAGAGCCAAGCTCGATTCCTCTCCTCTTCAAGTCTATCTGCTTGAAATTTTTTCCTGTTTTCCTCTTGAATCCTCGCCTTCTTGACCTTTTGTCGTTTAAGACAATGCGCTCCAACTATGTAGACGGAATCGCCCTCAACAGCGATGCCTTCGATGTCCAGTTCCTTTCCTTCCGCTTGATCACCTTGCAAGAGGAGAATATTTTTATGGACCGCATAACCGCTTTCTATTTTTCGCAGCAATTGGATATAATTTTCATTGTTGTCGACCCCAACCGCCTCATCCGAGCCGATCACCAAAAACGAGCTGAACACAGCAACAGCACTAATATCCGAACCAGCTAATATTTCTCCTGATACCCTGATAAATGGACCGCTCTCTATCCTTCCCCTACTCTCCTTGGCAATTGCAGGAGCAAAGAGAGAAAAAACTGAGAGAACTGCATAAAAAAGGACAGCCCTCCAAAGAGGCACTGTCCTTTCTCGGTCTTGCTGCGAGATCACTCGGCCTTCCTGCCTTGCAGGTTGTCCAGAATGCCGTTTATGAAACTGATAGATTCCGGTTCTGCATAGCGTTTAGCGATTTCCAAGGCCTCATTGATGGCCACGGTCCCTGGGACATCCTTGATATACAGCATTTCATAAGCGGCGATGCGAAGGATGTTGCGGTCAACCAAGGCCATCCGTTCCACCCGCCAATGGTGAGAACAGTCAGCAAGGGCTTTGTCAATCTCCCGCTGACGAGCACAGATCCCGTTGATCAACTTTTCCGCATAGGGATGTGCTTTTTGATCACTTTTAAAGCAGGTGTAAAAATTTTCTACCTCGTTATGGAGGATGCTGCTTTCAGCAGAGGGACGTTCCTGGAGCTCGTGCCCGTAAAAAAATTGCAGGGCGAGTTCCCGTGATTTTCTTCGTAGACCCATATCAAGCCACGATCGACGACAGAAAAGATGTCGTTCTGTTCTTTTTAAAATACTTCCTCATTATCACCAGGTCACTCCTACAGTTGCTTCATGAGACTGATCATCTCCAGCGCGGCCACGGCAACATCCGCGCCCTTATTTCCAGCCTTGGTACCGGCGCGTTCAATGGCCTGCTCAATGGTTTCGGTGGTCAAGACACCGAAGAGTACCGGAATACCGGCATCCAACATAACCTGCGCACTTCCTTTGGCAACCTCATTGGCAACAAAGTCAAAATGCGGGGTGGCGCCCCGAATGACCACGCCGATACAGATAATCGCATCGTACTTGCCGGACTTGGCCATCTTTTGGGTAGCAAGGGGGATTTCAAAGGCACCGGGAACTCGGGCAACATCAACATCCTCATCCTTAACACCGGAGCGAATCAAGGTGTCCATGGCCCCTTCCAGCAGTTTTTCGGAAATAAAGGAGTTAAAACGAGCAACAATAATTCCGATTTTGCATCCGTTCCCTTGAAGGTTTCCTTCTATATAGTTTGCCATCTTTTTCTTTTCCTTCTTTTCTATTGAGTTGTTCGAGGCAATATACTTATTGTCATCTATTGTCCGTATAAGGTGTTTATATGGGTCGCTACTATAACAGCGATATCTCTAAAAGACAACGTATCCCTTACAGGATACCGTCGTTGCAAAGGAGTTGGGCCGCAAGACGCCATTCCGACAGTCGACCTATTTGACAAAAAAATCATTACCCTTATTATCTATCAGAAGAAAGGCCGGGAAATCCTTTACCTCAATTTTCCAGACCGCCTCCATGCCCAATTCAGGGTAATCAATACATTCAACCTTGGTTATGCTCTCCTGGGCCAACAGAGCTGCAGGGCCGCCGATGGATCCCAGGTAGAACCCGCCGTTATCTCGACAGGCATCCGTGACCTGCTGCGATCGATTGCCCTTGGCGATCATGATCATGGAACCCTTATTTTTTTGGAGGATATCCACATAGGAATCCATACGCCCGGCAGTGGTGGGACCAAAAGATCCTGAGGCCATACCTGGCGGGGTTTTAGCCGGACCTGCATAGTAGACCGGGTGCTGTTGCAGATAATCAGGCAGCAGTTTACCACTATCCAGTAGCTCTTTCCATTTGGCATGGGCAATATCCCTGCCCACGATAATGGGGCCGTTCAGCAGGATGCGGGCAGCCACCGGCAGCTGGTCAAGCTGGGCAAGAATCTCCGGCATTGGCTGATCCAGGTCGATGCGCACGGCCTGTTCATCTTTACTCTGCCGCAGGGCTTCGGGAATTAGACGTCCTGGATTATAATCCAGTTCCTCCACCCATACTCCCTGGTGGTCTATCTTTGCCTTGAGATTGCGATCGGCGGAACAGGACACTCCCAAGCCGATGGGGCAGGAAGCGCCATGTCGGGGCAGGCGGATTACTCGAATATCGTGGGCAAAATACTTGCCGCCGAACTGAGCCCCTATGCCGATTTTCCAAGCCTCTTGTACAAGTTCCTGCTCAAGGGCTGTATCCCGGTAGGCCTGACCGTGTGCATTGCCTGTAATAGGCAGGGCATCAAGGTATTTAGTGCTGGCCAGCTTGACGGCCTTAAGGTTGGCCTCAGCACTGGTACCGCCGATGACAATGGAAATATGATAGGGCGGGCAGGCGGCGGTTCCCAGGATTTTCATTTTTTCGACCAGAAATTCCTTCAGCACTCCGGGGTTAAGGGTCGCCCTGGTTTCCTGATAGAGAAAGCTCTTATTGGCACTCCCACCACCTTTGGCGATAAACAAAAAACGGTAAGTAGCACCGGGGACGGCATAGATATCAATCTGGGCAGGCAGGTTGTTCTTGGTGTTGACCTCCTCGTACATACCCAGGGCCGAATTTTGCGAATAACGCAGGTTTTCCTCTGTATAGGCGGAAAAAATACCGGCAGTGAGCTGCTCGGCATCATCACAACCGGTCCAGACCTGCTGACCTTTCTTGGCCATAACGATAGCGGTTCCGGTGTCCTGGCAGACCGGCAGCACGCCCTTGGCTGCGATCTCGGCATTGCGAAGCATGGCCAAGGCTACGGCTCGGTCATTATCCGAGGCTTCGGGATCATCCAGGATAGCAGCAACCTGGCGGTTATGCTCTGGGCGAAGAAAAAAGGAAACATTATGCAGCGCTGTCCGGGCCAGCAACCAGAGGGCCTTCGGGGCTACTTTGAGCATCTCGGTGCCAGCAAAGCTGTCCGTGCTCACATATTGCTCCGATTCTTCCAAGCGGCGGTACAGGGTTTGATCCTCGCCTAAGGGGAACGGGGCATGATAGATGAATTCGGTCATTTTGAGGCCTCAGGGGATGGTATTGTAAGACGTTTGTAAAAAAAGAACGTTCGATGTGTTGCACCTTTCGTACATACGGTCCGTTTGAACCAAAACTCTGTTGTAGGAAAATCGAAGTAAGAAAGAAACATTATCAGTCTTCGAACGAGACAGCGATCAGTATATATCAGGTTTTTTAAAAGCGCACCTGCTCAATGCAGATCTGACGATGACCGAATACGTCACAATCTATTTGCCAATTAGAAGTAATAGAGTATAATTAAAAAGTTTGTTATCGTCGAAATTGAGCGGCAATAAAAAGCATTTCTCGTGATTAAGACAGCAGATAACCTGACCTTATTCATCCAGTTTCTCACGATTTTTAAACGCTCTGTTTATTTTTTTCAGTATGTTCTTTGTCGTTCGGTCTCCGTATAATTTTCAGTGGGTCGGTCATTTTTCCCGGTTGCTGATATTGCTCTTCCTGATAGGGCTGCCCGGTATCGCGACAGCTGCGACCGGCGCGTCGTCGTCCTCTACCTACAAAAATGCAGTGGAGTGGCAGTATAAACAGGCCAGCGATTATTATTATAAGCTGAGGAACAATCCCTCCCTTGCCGGAAAACGCGAAAAATGGCTGATCGGCATCTACGAACTGCAGCGCATCTATCGGATAGATCCGAAAAGCAACAGGGCTTCCTCGTGTTTGTATACCATCGCACGTATGTATCGCACGCTGTACGAACGCTTCGGCCTGACTGCCGACCTTGACAAGGCGATTTCTTTTTATACAGATATCCTTACTTTTTTCCCAAAGGGGAATAAGGCCGATAATGCGCTCTACGCCTTAGCCCAAATAGAACAGGAGGAAAGAGGGAATTTCAAACAGGCTGTTCAGTATTACGACCAGCTGATGCGTTCCTATCCGACCAGCAGCAAGAAAAGGTTGGTTAAGGGACAGTTAGAAAAATTGATAGAGGTTCTGGAGAATAATCCTGATTATCAGGAAGAGACAGCCAGCTCATCTGTCCCGATTTCTGCTCCAACGGTATCAACGCCCCAACCCAAAACTTTTGAAGTTACCCCGTCTGTGGTCCCTCCCGTGCTCCGAAAATCGGTGGCAAGCGAACGGCCGACTGAGTCGGCAAAATCGGTAGTAAATTCACCAAAGCCTCCAACCCCGATAACCCCAGTAGTAAAGGTGAAAAAGGTTGCCGCCGCCTCACCTGTAAAGAATGCTGTGAAAAATGCGAACAGCTCGATTTCGCAAAAAACAGCTCCGCCTGTTCAGCAAAAACAAACTCCTGAAGCCCCTCCTGCAACCCCTGTAAAAGAAGACAGAGCAACTTCCCGAACAAAAATTGTTTTATCCGCGTTGAAAAAAGTAGAGTCAACACAGAAGGGGAAAAAGAAAATTCTTGGGGGGAGAGATCAGGCAGGGGTAAAAAAACCGGTACAGGTTGATACAACAAAAAAATATCTGAAAAAAATTCCGGGAACCGTTGATGTCCTCCCGGTTCAATACTGGTCCTCTGATAATTACAGTCGGGTGGTTATCAAATCCTCGGAACCGGTTGCCTATCATGCCAACTTACTTGATCAACAGAACGGAGTTCCTCGACGTCTCTTTATTGATTTCCACCAGAGTTATATCCCGCTGAAATATCGCTCACCGGTTTCTATCGAGGATGGGCTCCTGAAGCGTATCCATACGAGTCAGCTTGATGCGACAACAGTGCGTGTCTACCTTGATACTGAATCTATTGCCGATTATAAAGTTTTTAACCTCAAAGATCCGTTTCGGGTAGTTGTTGATGTTCGCGGGGGAAGGGGGAGAGCCCTGAGGATCCCGAAAAGAAAGGTTGCCCCTCAGATTACAACAGATATCAAACCTTTGGTTGTACAGACCAAAAAAAAGGAAGAAGCTGAAGCGAAGGTGGAAACTGCGGCGAACGAGACCGCAGCAGAAAACACGCCAGAGATAAAAGCAGAAAAAATCATCACCCCCCGGAAGAGGAAAATAGTTCCTGCTGTAGCAAAGGCAAAGGCAGGAAAATCCCCGGTAGTAGAAAATCTGACCCTGGCCCAGCAACTCGGGCTTGGGGTGCGGCGGATCGTTATAGATCCAGGCCATGGCGGCAAAGACCCCGGAGCAGTAGGCTTCGGCCTGAAAGAAAAAGATATTGTTCTGAATGTGGCCAAAAAGATCAAAAAGATCCTTGAAGAAAAAAATGGTTACGAGGTGCTTCTGACGAGAGATGGCGATGTCTCTCTTGCCCTTGAAGAGCGAACAGCCATTGCCAATACCAAGGAGGCAGATCTTTTTCTTTCCATCCACGTTAATGCTCATCCAGAAGAGACCATACGCGGGGTGGAAACATTTTATTTGAATCTGGCTACGCACACCGAGGCTATGCGGGTCGCTGCCTTAGAAAATGCCACCTCCACTCATAACATGAGTGAAATGCAGGATATTCTCTCTGAACTGATGCAGAATGAGAAGATCAATGAATCCTCTCAGCTCGCTGAGTTTGTCCAGCACAATATGATTACCGGCTTGAAGAAACAAAAATTCCAGGTCAAAAATCTCGGTGTAAAACAGGCCCCATTCTATGTCCTCATCGGTGCGGAAATGCCAGCTATCCTTGCTGAAATTTCGTTTATTACCAATCCAGAAGAGGCTAAATTGATGAAAAACGAGAAGTATCTACAAACCCTTGCAGAACAGATTGTTGCCGGTGTACTCTCCTATGCTGAAAATCAGAAAACAGCAGCATTAAAAATTGCCCCTTCACCAGAAACATCAGTGCAATAGCCGCTCCAGCCGCTCCAATCTTTTGAGTAAGCTGTAACGTAAAATAAACTTTTCTGTTTTTTCATCTACCTGCATTCTTCGAAAAAAAAGCAAGATTATCCTCCCAAGCCTTTCTCTGCGGAGAGTGCATGCTCCGCTGCTTGAAATTTCATTGCAAAATCACCATTCGTGGTTATACACTGTATATATAAGCTTGAATATTTCAACATCGAGCACCACGGAGGATCAAATGAAGAAAATAATGCTTTTTTGTTTCTGTACAGCACTTTGCATGTGGTTAACATCTTGTGTTGGGCCTGGAACAGGCCCTTATGGTGCATATACAGAAGCTGATCGTTATCGCGATACTGTTCATACAGCGGCAGCAGTCGGCGCAGTCACTGTCGGTGCCTCAATTTTTGGAAATTTTTTTCACCACGGCAGGCATTACTACGGTCACCGCAGGGTACATGCCCCGAATGTATACCGTGCTCCTGTAGTGCGCCCTTTGCCAAGGGGCTATATCTACAGATAACAGCTGGTGTCGTTGGGAAAACCCCCGTTTTCTCGATACGGTTACCTCTCATTTCTCTCCTGCAAGAATCTGTTTTTTTTAAAAAACAGATTCTTGTTCTCCTTTCCTCACTACTCCTTTCCTCGTCCCCTATCACTTACTCGGGTGGAAAAAGTATTCTTTTAAAACCCACAGGGTGTGGTTGTCAAACATTGTTGTTTGGAGTATGGTTGTCTCTTGTAAAAAGAAGAACGAAATCGGGACAGGAGCAGCTGGTTCCTTGCTTCCGTAACGCCGAATTTGGCATATAAAGGATGAAGTATGGATACGCAACCGAGCAGAAAGACAAAATTTATTTTTATAACCGGCGGTGTGCTCTCGTCCTTGGGCAAGGGGCTTGCTGCGGCCTCCATCGGTGCCCTGCTGGAAAGCCGAGGCATGACCGTCACCTTTCAGAAACTTGATCCCTATATTAATGTTGATCCGGGGACCATGAACCCCTTTCAGCACGGAGAGGTTTATGTTACCGATGACGGGGCAGAAACCGATCTGGACATGGGGCATTATGAAAGGTACACCGATGCGGTTATGGCGCAGATTAATAATTACACCTCTGGCAGGATCTACTACTCGGTGATCATGAAAGAACGCCGAGGAGAGTATCTCGGTGGAACTGTGCAGATGATTCCGCATATTACCGATGAAATTAAGCAGGCAGTGATGCAGCTTGACGGCACGGTGGATGTGGCCATCATTGAAATCGGCGGTACAGTCGGTGATATTGAAGGCTTACCTTTTATCGAGGCGATTCGGCAGTTGCGCGGTGATCTCGGGCGAGAATACTCCCTGTACATTCACCTAACCCTGGTGCCGTTTATCAAAACTGCCGGGGAAATCAAGACCAAGCCGACCCAGCATTCAGTCAAGGAGCTACTGGCCTCGGGTATTCAGCCGGATATCCTGATCTGTCGGACCGAAGTGCCGCTGGAAGATTCGATCAAGAAGAAAATAGCTCTGTTCTGCAATATCGATGCCCCGTCAGTTATCACCGCCATTGATGTGGATACGATCTACGAACTCCCGCTCCGTTTGCACGAGGAAGGTGCTGATGATCGTATTTTGCAAAAATTGGGCATTTGGACCGGTGCGCCGAACACCAAACCCTGGCAAGAGCTGGTCCATAAAATAAAGAATCCTGTCCATACCGTTACCATCGGTATTACCGGGAAATATGTTGAGCTAAAAGAGGCGTATAAGAGCCTACATGAGTCTCTGATCCACGGCGGAATAGCCAATGACACCAAAGTGGAGCTCAAATATATTGCTGCTGATGACTTGGAAGAGGGTAATTCATCTGCTGAGCTCGAACAATGTGACGGCATCCTAGTACCGGGCGGCTTCGGCAGCCGAGGCACAGAAGGAAAAATCAGGGCCATTACCTATGCCCGGGAAAACAAGGTGCCCTTCTTTGGCATTTGCCTGGGCATGCAGCTTGCTGTGGTGGAGTTCTCTCGTGCTGTTGCCGGAATAGCAGGAGCGGATTCCAAGGAGCTCAATCCGACCACCAAGGATCCGCTCATTTACCTGATGAAGGAATGGTATGATTTTCGCAGCGGCAAAACCGAGATTCGGGACGAAAACTCGAACATGGGTGGTACGCTCCGCCTTGGTGCATACCCCTGCAGGTTGCGAGAGGATACCCTGGCCTATGCCGCCTATCAGCAGGAAGAAGTCAGCGAGCGACATCGTCACCGCTATGAGTTCAACAACCTGTATCGTGAGCGCTTGGAAAAGGCCGGTCTCATTGTCAGCGGAACCTCTCCAGATGATACGCTGGTTGAAATTGTGGAAATCTCCGATCATCCTTGGTTCCTCGGCTGTCAGTTCCATCCCGAATTCAAGTCCAGTCCCATGAAGCCGCATCCGCTGTTCCGGGATTTTATCAAAGCGGCCTTGAGCAATAAATAGATTGAAGCTGCACCGGCTTACAGAAAAAACATCTTTCCGGAGTTTGTTTGACGATGAAATCCTTTGAGATAAGTATCCTTCCAGGGGGAAAAACCGTTCCTGTCGGACCTGATCACCCTCTCTTGCTGTTGGCAGGCCCCTGCGCCTTGGAATCCGGTGAACTCGGGTGGCGGGTTGCCAAGGAAATGAAGGAGATATGTGAACGCCTA from Candidatus Electrothrix communis encodes the following:
- a CDS encoding lipocalin family protein, which gives rise to MPKSVTPINEFELNRYLGRWYEIARLDHSFERGMEQVTAEYSLREDGGVAVTNRGFLPAENKWKEAVGKAFFVEEPTTGYLKVSFFGPFYGSYVIFELDRENYQYAFVSGPDNSYLWLLARTPTVEKDLLDRFVAQAKQLGFAPEQLIYVSQKEKQQATPYIK
- a CDS encoding DUF3616 domain-containing protein gives rise to the protein MISQQDRERTVPLWRAVLFYAVLSVFSLFAPAIAKESRGRIESGPFIRVSGEILAGSDISAVAVFSSFLVIGSDEAVGVDNNENYIQLLRKIESGYAVHKNILLLQGDQAEGKELDIEGIAVEGDSVYIVGAHCLKRQKVKKARIQEENRKKFQADRLEEERNRAWLYRIRLDKEGNEVESQRISLREIIKHDPVLHPFSRIPSKENGIDIEGVAAKDGWLYVGFRGPVLRENYIPVMKLKFDDAEKTYELLYVQLGGRGIRDITKVSDGFLILAGPVGDGDNSYQLYHWDGKDLILGKDLKDGERGRIHFLGDITSPKKGKVEGVAVHREEETGYQLILAYDGAENNDTVLQYVLLPRP
- the nusB gene encoding transcription antitermination factor NusB; translated protein: MGLRRKSRELALQFFYGHELQERPSAESSILHNEVENFYTCFKSDQKAHPYAEKLINGICARQREIDKALADCSHHWRVERMALVDRNILRIAAYEMLYIKDVPGTVAINEALEIAKRYAEPESISFINGILDNLQGRKAE
- the ribE gene encoding 6,7-dimethyl-8-ribityllumazine synthase, whose protein sequence is MANYIEGNLQGNGCKIGIIVARFNSFISEKLLEGAMDTLIRSGVKDEDVDVARVPGAFEIPLATQKMAKSGKYDAIICIGVVIRGATPHFDFVANEVAKGSAQVMLDAGIPVLFGVLTTETIEQAIERAGTKAGNKGADVAVAALEMISLMKQL
- a CDS encoding fumarate hydratase — protein: MTEFIYHAPFPLGEDQTLYRRLEESEQYVSTDSFAGTEMLKVAPKALWLLARTALHNVSFFLRPEHNRQVAAILDDPEASDNDRAVALAMLRNAEIAAKGVLPVCQDTGTAIVMAKKGQQVWTGCDDAEQLTAGIFSAYTEENLRYSQNSALGMYEEVNTKNNLPAQIDIYAVPGATYRFLFIAKGGGSANKSFLYQETRATLNPGVLKEFLVEKMKILGTAACPPYHISIVIGGTSAEANLKAVKLASTKYLDALPITGNAHGQAYRDTALEQELVQEAWKIGIGAQFGGKYFAHDIRVIRLPRHGASCPIGLGVSCSADRNLKAKIDHQGVWVEELDYNPGRLIPEALRQSKDEQAVRIDLDQPMPEILAQLDQLPVAARILLNGPIIVGRDIAHAKWKELLDSGKLLPDYLQQHPVYYAGPAKTPPGMASGSFGPTTAGRMDSYVDILQKNKGSMIMIAKGNRSQQVTDACRDNGGFYLGSIGGPAALLAQESITKVECIDYPELGMEAVWKIEVKDFPAFLLIDNKGNDFFVK
- a CDS encoding N-acetylmuramoyl-L-alanine amidase; translated protein: MLFLIGLPGIATAATGASSSSTYKNAVEWQYKQASDYYYKLRNNPSLAGKREKWLIGIYELQRIYRIDPKSNRASSCLYTIARMYRTLYERFGLTADLDKAISFYTDILTFFPKGNKADNALYALAQIEQEERGNFKQAVQYYDQLMRSYPTSSKKRLVKGQLEKLIEVLENNPDYQEETASSSVPISAPTVSTPQPKTFEVTPSVVPPVLRKSVASERPTESAKSVVNSPKPPTPITPVVKVKKVAAASPVKNAVKNANSSISQKTAPPVQQKQTPEAPPATPVKEDRATSRTKIVLSALKKVESTQKGKKKILGGRDQAGVKKPVQVDTTKKYLKKIPGTVDVLPVQYWSSDNYSRVVIKSSEPVAYHANLLDQQNGVPRRLFIDFHQSYIPLKYRSPVSIEDGLLKRIHTSQLDATTVRVYLDTESIADYKVFNLKDPFRVVVDVRGGRGRALRIPKRKVAPQITTDIKPLVVQTKKKEEAEAKVETAANETAAENTPEIKAEKIITPRKRKIVPAVAKAKAGKSPVVENLTLAQQLGLGVRRIVIDPGHGGKDPGAVGFGLKEKDIVLNVAKKIKKILEEKNGYEVLLTRDGDVSLALEERTAIANTKEADLFLSIHVNAHPEETIRGVETFYLNLATHTEAMRVAALENATSTHNMSEMQDILSELMQNEKINESSQLAEFVQHNMITGLKKQKFQVKNLGVKQAPFYVLIGAEMPAILAEISFITNPEEAKLMKNEKYLQTLAEQIVAGVLSYAENQKTAALKIAPSPETSVQ
- a CDS encoding CTP synthase — encoded protein: MDTQPSRKTKFIFITGGVLSSLGKGLAAASIGALLESRGMTVTFQKLDPYINVDPGTMNPFQHGEVYVTDDGAETDLDMGHYERYTDAVMAQINNYTSGRIYYSVIMKERRGEYLGGTVQMIPHITDEIKQAVMQLDGTVDVAIIEIGGTVGDIEGLPFIEAIRQLRGDLGREYSLYIHLTLVPFIKTAGEIKTKPTQHSVKELLASGIQPDILICRTEVPLEDSIKKKIALFCNIDAPSVITAIDVDTIYELPLRLHEEGADDRILQKLGIWTGAPNTKPWQELVHKIKNPVHTVTIGITGKYVELKEAYKSLHESLIHGGIANDTKVELKYIAADDLEEGNSSAELEQCDGILVPGGFGSRGTEGKIRAITYARENKVPFFGICLGMQLAVVEFSRAVAGIAGADSKELNPTTKDPLIYLMKEWYDFRSGKTEIRDENSNMGGTLRLGAYPCRLREDTLAYAAYQQEEVSERHRHRYEFNNLYRERLEKAGLIVSGTSPDDTLVEIVEISDHPWFLGCQFHPEFKSSPMKPHPLFRDFIKAALSNK